A window of Haliscomenobacter hydrossis DSM 1100 contains these coding sequences:
- a CDS encoding DUF3467 domain-containing protein, translating to MDDSKNNPNQINIELPEEIAEGTYSNLAIISHSHSEFVVDFVRLVPNVPKAKVKARIILTPDHAKRLMRALADNVKRYEAQFGAIDEQEQPAFPLNFSTPKAQA from the coding sequence ATGGACGATTCTAAAAACAACCCAAATCAAATCAATATCGAATTGCCCGAGGAAATCGCCGAAGGAACGTATTCCAATTTGGCCATCATTTCTCACTCGCATTCGGAATTTGTTGTTGACTTTGTACGCCTGGTGCCCAACGTGCCCAAAGCCAAGGTCAAAGCGCGCATCATCCTTACGCCTGATCACGCCAAACGCCTCATGCGGGCCCTGGCCGATAATGTCAAGCGCTACGAAGCACAATTTGGTGCCATCGACGAACAGGAACAACCCGCATTTCCGTTGAACTTTAGTACGCCGAAGGCGCAAGCGTAA
- a CDS encoding N-acetylmuramoyl-L-alanine amidase family protein produces the protein MFPNTIVFIDAGHGGLNRAGEYTTAPSKMFRHARGAFHQGSNFYEGVWNRVVTNQVMRKLDRFGITYLPLHHDYLDNSLQHRVDMANWYGTKFARSLVVSTHANASVPHTARGFEIYTSPGTTESDKVASIHWNNVNLLRNFYPKGTQITMRTTPSGSQHDNEANFFILRKTNMPAILIEHLFFDNFEDATLLMDDNVVDLFAEAQVRTIIEYFNA, from the coding sequence ATGTTTCCCAACACCATCGTTTTTATCGACGCCGGACACGGAGGGCTCAACCGAGCCGGGGAGTACACTACTGCTCCTTCAAAAATGTTTCGTCATGCCAGAGGAGCTTTCCACCAGGGCAGTAACTTTTATGAGGGCGTTTGGAACCGCGTCGTGACCAACCAGGTCATGCGTAAACTCGATCGGTTTGGGATCACCTATTTGCCCTTGCACCACGATTATTTAGACAATTCGCTGCAACACCGCGTGGACATGGCCAACTGGTACGGGACTAAGTTTGCGCGCAGCCTGGTGGTGTCCACCCATGCCAATGCCTCGGTACCCCACACGGCACGGGGTTTTGAAATTTATACGTCACCCGGCACGACCGAGTCGGATAAAGTGGCCTCCATTCATTGGAACAATGTCAACCTCTTGCGCAATTTTTACCCCAAAGGTACCCAAATCACCATGCGCACTACGCCGAGTGGTAGCCAGCACGACAACGAGGCCAACTTCTTCATTCTACGCAAAACCAATATGCCAGCCATTTTGATCGAGCACCTCTTTTTCGACAATTTTGAAGATGCGACCTTGTTGATGGACGACAACGTGGTCGATCTTTTTGCCGAAGCCCAGGTCCGCACCATCATCGAATATTTCAACGCCTAA
- a CDS encoding DNA polymerase/3'-5' exonuclease PolX — translation MSNKEIAKTFQFLGDIMELYGENPFKIRSYQNAYLTLRKLDRPLAEMEATEIAAIKGVGQAIAEKIRELLDTGKMSTLQQYLDKTPDGVQEMLRIKGFGPKKIKVIWEEMGIETIGELLYAVNENRLLELKGFGEKTQNELRQQLQYFLKSRNQFHFASLEAEGQDILQKLQTALPGVKVEFTGAFRRHANILESIDILVGSTAGLDAQLEALGLQNWQVQADHCSGSSSNEYPVRIFQCSAADFGSKQFKYSAAPVFMQAFLEQNPGQDFRDIAEETEIFKKAGLPFIPAELREEPWAIVQAKTTGVPTLLETTDIKGVVHTHSTYSDGLNTLSEMAEYSKQLGYEYLVISDHSKAAFYANGLQPERVLSQMEEIDALNKTLAPFRIFKGIECDILNDGSLDYTEDILAKFEVVIASVHTNLRMDEAKATQRVIKAVENPYTRILGHPTGRLLLSRQGYPLDHQKVIDACAANGVAIELNASPYRLDVDWTWIPYALEKGVMISINPDAHSKQGIHDIHYGVLSARKGGLTAAQCLNAKGVNNFVMWIESRTQ, via the coding sequence ATGTCCAACAAGGAAATTGCCAAAACCTTTCAGTTCCTTGGCGACATCATGGAATTGTACGGTGAAAACCCGTTCAAAATTCGCTCTTACCAAAATGCCTACCTCACTTTGCGCAAGCTCGATCGGCCTTTGGCTGAAATGGAAGCAACGGAAATTGCCGCAATCAAAGGCGTAGGGCAAGCCATTGCGGAAAAAATCCGGGAATTGCTGGATACGGGCAAAATGAGCACCTTGCAGCAGTACCTTGACAAAACGCCAGATGGCGTACAAGAAATGCTCCGCATCAAAGGTTTTGGCCCCAAAAAAATCAAGGTGATTTGGGAAGAAATGGGCATCGAGACGATTGGTGAATTGCTCTATGCCGTGAACGAAAACCGCTTGCTGGAACTCAAAGGTTTTGGGGAAAAAACCCAAAATGAACTGCGCCAGCAATTGCAATATTTTTTAAAATCCCGCAACCAGTTTCACTTTGCCAGTTTGGAAGCGGAAGGACAAGACATCCTTCAAAAATTGCAGACCGCGCTTCCGGGAGTAAAAGTGGAATTCACCGGAGCATTCCGCCGCCACGCCAATATCCTCGAATCGATTGATATCCTGGTGGGCAGTACTGCTGGTCTCGACGCTCAATTAGAGGCTTTGGGGCTGCAAAACTGGCAAGTCCAGGCCGATCACTGCAGTGGATCGTCCAGTAATGAATACCCGGTGCGCATTTTTCAGTGCAGTGCCGCAGATTTTGGCTCCAAACAATTCAAATACTCGGCGGCTCCGGTGTTTATGCAAGCCTTTTTGGAACAAAACCCTGGACAAGATTTTCGGGATATCGCCGAGGAGACGGAGATTTTTAAAAAAGCTGGTTTGCCATTTATTCCCGCTGAACTGCGTGAGGAACCATGGGCCATCGTGCAGGCTAAAACTACTGGTGTTCCCACACTGCTGGAAACCACCGACATCAAGGGAGTGGTACATACCCACTCCACGTACAGCGACGGCCTGAACACCTTATCAGAAATGGCCGAATACAGCAAACAACTCGGCTATGAATACCTGGTGATCAGTGATCACTCCAAAGCTGCTTTTTATGCCAATGGTTTACAACCCGAGCGTGTATTGAGCCAAATGGAAGAAATTGACGCCCTGAATAAAACCCTGGCACCTTTCCGCATCTTCAAAGGCATCGAGTGTGACATCCTCAACGATGGCTCGCTGGATTATACAGAAGACATTCTGGCTAAATTTGAAGTCGTTATTGCTTCGGTGCATACCAATTTGCGCATGGATGAAGCCAAGGCTACCCAGCGCGTCATCAAAGCTGTCGAAAATCCATATACCCGTATTTTGGGTCACCCCACCGGACGATTGTTGCTTTCCCGTCAGGGTTATCCACTCGATCACCAAAAAGTGATCGATGCTTGTGCAGCAAATGGCGTGGCGATTGAACTCAATGCCAGTCCCTACCGTTTAGATGTTGACTGGACATGGATACCTTATGCATTGGAAAAAGGAGTGATGATTTCGATCAACCCCGATGCCCACAGCAAACAGGGGATTCACGATATTCATTATGGCGTTTTGTCGGCGCGCAAAGGAGGTTTAACTGCCGCACAATGCCTCAATGCAAAGGGTGTTAACAACTTTGTAATGTGGATTGAATCGCGTACGCAGTAG
- a CDS encoding DUF1573 domain-containing protein, whose product MLQAIQKASMILILAAAVLACQNDKKVREAALNDVSGGVQPTEATAVPEPQSTQLPAGPITSIEFLAGDRHNFGKIKAGAKARHVFKFKNTGKEPLIIADAKASCGCTTPSWPKEPIAPGKIGELVVEFDSSGKFGGQSKRVTIVANTNPPETYCYMEGEVEEDAAAAKQE is encoded by the coding sequence ATGTTGCAGGCTATTCAAAAAGCAAGCATGATTTTGATTCTGGCAGCGGCGGTTTTGGCCTGCCAGAATGATAAAAAAGTTCGCGAGGCGGCACTGAATGACGTTTCTGGTGGCGTACAACCCACTGAAGCAACGGCAGTTCCTGAACCACAGAGCACTCAGCTTCCTGCTGGCCCTATTACCTCCATCGAGTTCCTCGCTGGAGACCGGCACAATTTTGGCAAAATCAAGGCTGGAGCCAAAGCGCGCCACGTATTCAAGTTCAAAAATACGGGCAAAGAGCCATTAATTATTGCCGATGCCAAAGCATCCTGCGGTTGTACCACGCCCAGCTGGCCAAAAGAACCCATCGCCCCCGGAAAAATCGGAGAATTGGTGGTTGAATTTGACTCCTCCGGTAAATTTGGAGGTCAAAGCAAGCGCGTAACCATCGTGGCCAATACCAACCCACCAGAAACCTATTGCTATATGGAAGGTGAGGTTGAAGAAGACGCTGCGGCAGCAAAACAAGAATAA
- a CDS encoding UbiA-like polyprenyltransferase, which yields MQSYFSLIKFSHTIFAMPFALLGFTLGTLQSGAGFNWKTLGLVVLCMVFARSAAMAFNRYLDRDIDERNPRTKIREIPAGVISPNAALIFVVTNALLFMATAWFINPLCFYLSPVALLVVLGYSYTKRFTYLCHFVLGLGLALAPIGAYLATGGGFDLIPLGYSFAVLFWVAGFDIIYALQDEEFDREQQLNSIPVVLGRGGALRLSEILHLLSAAMILLACWQQGLQFPHFNWIHWVAAAVFLSMLFYQHTLVKPNDLSKVNLAFFTTNGVASLIFGTLVIVDVLF from the coding sequence GTGCAATCCTACTTTTCGCTCATCAAATTCAGTCATACCATTTTTGCGATGCCCTTTGCATTGCTTGGTTTTACCTTGGGAACCTTGCAATCTGGCGCAGGATTCAATTGGAAAACCCTGGGTTTGGTAGTTTTGTGTATGGTTTTTGCCCGCAGTGCCGCGATGGCCTTCAACCGGTATCTGGATCGGGACATCGATGAACGCAATCCGCGGACCAAAATTCGAGAAATTCCCGCAGGAGTAATTTCGCCCAATGCGGCATTGATTTTTGTAGTGACCAATGCCTTGCTGTTTATGGCTACGGCCTGGTTCATCAATCCACTCTGTTTTTACCTTTCACCAGTTGCGCTTCTTGTGGTTCTGGGTTACAGTTACACCAAGCGCTTTACTTACCTCTGTCATTTTGTATTGGGATTGGGGCTGGCGCTGGCACCCATTGGGGCTTATTTGGCCACAGGTGGTGGTTTTGACCTGATTCCATTGGGCTATTCCTTTGCCGTGTTATTTTGGGTGGCGGGTTTTGACATCATTTATGCTTTGCAAGATGAAGAATTCGATCGGGAGCAACAACTCAATTCCATTCCGGTCGTATTGGGGCGGGGTGGAGCGTTACGCTTATCCGAAATTCTACACCTGCTGAGTGCTGCAATGATTTTACTGGCCTGTTGGCAGCAAGGCTTACAATTTCCCCATTTCAACTGGATACATTGGGTGGCAGCGGCGGTTTTTTTGAGCATGTTGTTCTACCAACACACCCTGGTCAAACCAAACGATTTGAGTAAAGTAAATCTGGCTTTTTTTACCACCAACGGAGTTGCCAGCCTCATTTTTGGCACTTTGGTGATTGTTGATGTGCTGTTTTAG
- a CDS encoding carboxypeptidase regulatory-like domain-containing protein produces MRPHNFKACFLVLFLLGMANLQAQTTFRGLMRKADQLFETYAFAPAVDVYRQALEKDATDPDALGRLAECYRYLNRLDEAEATYLKLIRGRKYEDRQILLYAHCLKGLGRYDEAKVYYLSYAKINPTVGNQFAQSCDFAKANLNLPTVYGLSNERVNSSSSDFGPAFLNDQLVFSSLRTEGQTFSSTKSSLYSSVMATDGSLQTPIVVRPGISDFSIGPATFSSDGRNAATTKNNFTPGVRQIPGSGLDLSLILADVNFNSSWYNERTFPNNDTKGRTGFPCLTPDGNALFFASDREGGFGGWDLYLSYKEGANWTKPINLGPAVNTPGDEITPYFDGLNLYFASDYHLGFGGFDVFMAEQGEGRWLKSTNLGQPVNSSADDYGMIMDSYRNFGYMVSNRSGGKGMEDIYRVVKGGAPVVTDPGNPNPVNPNTGRTRIKVFSGSDGMALPNASVDLTNCMRGSSNYILLTDGQGYVELPVGAGTECEVVVRADGYMQLRGSLSAYFAPNRDIEIPLTKSGEEYYGRVVNSNTREFIPNAQITARNTYTGTITRTTSDYSGNYVLSLSRNTPYTITYSAPNFNEETRNINVLNGSDRTVLGVLSMVPNAWNPNPNPVNPNPINPNPGNTGTQLERPGFAIQVSAVSGQPDLSKFNNLRSIASVYAKNEAGKYKIKVGNFPTREEAQRQLENVKRMGYTGAFIVTDDGFSLGGGTAVAPAVPDPNPPVTTNPPVNTGGRFMIQLGAYRDPRSFNGTRLAGMGTIQDRPRADLTVKLLCCFSSAADAYNALPRVQQAGFSGAFVVEDLNGQLVRAK; encoded by the coding sequence ATGAGACCACATAATTTCAAAGCTTGTTTTTTGGTTCTTTTTTTATTGGGCATGGCAAATTTGCAAGCCCAAACCACCTTTCGCGGCTTAATGCGCAAGGCTGACCAACTTTTTGAAACATATGCTTTTGCTCCGGCAGTTGACGTATATAGGCAGGCTTTAGAAAAAGACGCCACCGACCCGGATGCCCTGGGCCGTCTGGCCGAATGTTACCGCTACCTCAATCGCCTGGATGAGGCCGAGGCTACCTACCTCAAACTCATCCGAGGTCGTAAATATGAAGACCGTCAAATACTCTTGTATGCACATTGTTTGAAAGGCTTGGGCCGCTACGACGAAGCCAAAGTATATTACCTGAGTTACGCCAAAATCAACCCCACGGTGGGCAATCAATTTGCACAAAGTTGCGATTTTGCCAAAGCCAATCTCAATTTACCCACAGTGTATGGATTGAGCAATGAGCGGGTCAACAGCAGCAGTTCAGATTTTGGCCCTGCGTTTTTAAACGATCAGTTGGTTTTTTCTTCGCTACGCACGGAAGGCCAGACTTTTAGCTCAACAAAAAGCTCACTATACTCCTCGGTGATGGCCACTGATGGGTCATTGCAAACACCCATAGTGGTTCGTCCGGGAATCAGTGATTTCAGCATCGGGCCAGCTACATTCTCTTCCGATGGTCGCAACGCCGCTACGACCAAAAACAATTTTACCCCGGGAGTAAGGCAAATTCCAGGTTCAGGACTGGATTTGAGCCTCATCCTTGCCGATGTCAACTTCAACAGTTCCTGGTACAACGAACGCACTTTTCCCAACAACGATACCAAAGGTCGTACAGGCTTTCCCTGTTTGACTCCCGATGGCAACGCTCTTTTCTTTGCCAGTGACCGTGAAGGTGGTTTTGGTGGCTGGGACCTTTACCTTTCTTACAAAGAAGGTGCCAACTGGACTAAACCGATCAACCTCGGCCCTGCGGTGAATACGCCAGGGGATGAAATCACCCCCTATTTTGATGGCTTGAACCTTTATTTTGCCTCGGATTACCACCTCGGTTTTGGCGGTTTCGACGTATTTATGGCCGAGCAAGGTGAAGGCCGTTGGTTGAAATCAACCAACCTCGGACAGCCCGTCAACTCCTCTGCCGATGATTATGGCATGATCATGGACTCCTACCGCAATTTTGGCTATATGGTATCCAACCGCAGTGGTGGTAAAGGTATGGAAGACATCTACCGCGTCGTCAAAGGTGGTGCACCCGTGGTTACGGATCCCGGCAATCCGAATCCGGTTAACCCCAATACGGGCAGAACCCGCATTAAGGTTTTTAGTGGATCGGATGGAATGGCCCTACCCAATGCTTCGGTGGACCTCACCAATTGTATGCGTGGGTCAAGCAATTACATCTTGCTCACCGATGGACAAGGTTACGTCGAACTTCCCGTTGGAGCGGGCACCGAGTGCGAGGTGGTCGTACGCGCTGATGGATACATGCAATTGCGTGGATCTTTATCGGCTTATTTTGCCCCCAATCGGGACATCGAAATTCCGCTGACCAAGTCAGGTGAAGAATATTATGGACGAGTAGTCAATAGCAATACCCGGGAGTTTATCCCCAATGCACAAATTACTGCCAGGAATACCTACACGGGGACGATCACGCGTACAACTTCGGATTATTCGGGAAATTACGTGTTGAGCCTGTCACGCAACACACCATATACCATCACCTACTCTGCTCCTAATTTTAATGAAGAAACCCGCAACATCAATGTGCTGAATGGCTCAGACCGCACGGTACTTGGTGTGCTTTCGATGGTGCCAAATGCCTGGAATCCCAATCCTAATCCGGTTAATCCTAATCCAATAAATCCGAATCCGGGCAATACTGGTACTCAGTTGGAGCGTCCCGGCTTTGCCATTCAGGTATCTGCGGTTTCTGGCCAACCTGATCTGTCAAAATTCAACAACCTGCGTAGTATCGCCAGTGTATACGCTAAAAATGAAGCAGGCAAATACAAAATCAAGGTGGGTAACTTCCCCACCAGAGAAGAAGCCCAACGCCAACTGGAAAATGTCAAACGAATGGGTTATACGGGGGCATTTATTGTCACAGATGACGGGTTTTCCCTAGGGGGTGGTACCGCAGTTGCACCAGCTGTACCGGATCCTAATCCTCCGGTTACCACCAACCCACCGGTAAACACGGGTGGCCGCTTTATGATCCAGTTGGGAGCATACCGCGATCCACGATCGTTTAACGGCACCCGATTGGCAGGCATGGGTACCATTCAAGATCGCCCACGGGCCGATTTGACGGTGAAATTGCTTTGCTGCTTCAGCTCTGCTGCGGATGCGTACAATGCATTGCCCAGGGTTCAACAAGCTGGTTTCAGTGGTGCTTTTGTTGTCGAAGACCTGAACGGACAATTGGTTAGAGCAAAATAA
- a CDS encoding S9 family peptidase, with protein sequence MITTNITAPQAKRDPKTLITHGDQRIDEYFWLKDRENPEVIAYLNAENEYTKAVMADTKAFQDGLYTEMVARFKQDDQSVPYFDNGYWYQNRFEEGAEYPFHTRKKGTQDAPEEIILNVPEMATGQSYFAIGSKSVSHDNRYLAFGQDTVSRRIYTIRVRDLETGAFLSDEIPNTTGVAIWAKDNLHFFYTAKDPQTLRGYKIFRHKLGTASGDDVEVFHEADETFDLAVGQSKSKKFILIGSQQTISAEYLFLDATTPVEPFTIFAPRVRGLEYDIDHFGERFFIRTNLDAKNFRLMYCGEAQTTQEHWQELIPHRDDVLFENMEFFNNYYVISERKAGITQLWIRTWTGQNEHYIPFAEEAYLAYVGINPESDTELLRIGYQSLTTPNSTFDYNMRTKEFTLLKEEPVLGGFNKENYRSERHFVTARDGAQVPVSIVYHRDFVLDGQQPLLLYAYGSYGYSMEPYFSSARLSLLDRGFAYAIAHIRGGEEMGRHWYENGKLLNKKNTFLDFIDCAEWLIAQRYTNTSNLYAMGGSAGGLLMGAVVNFRPELWKGIVAAVPFVDVITTMLDDTIPLTTFEYDEWGNPNEEDYYHYMKSYSPYDNVEEKAYPAMLITTGLHDSQVQYWEPAKWVAKLRLLKTDHNPILLHTNMEAGHGGASGRFARLKETALEWTFLLDLAGKI encoded by the coding sequence ATGATTACGACCAACATCACTGCGCCACAAGCAAAGCGCGATCCCAAGACGTTGATCACCCACGGTGACCAACGCATCGACGAGTACTTTTGGCTCAAGGATCGTGAAAATCCGGAAGTCATTGCGTACCTCAACGCGGAGAATGAATATACCAAGGCCGTAATGGCCGATACCAAAGCCTTTCAGGACGGCTTGTACACCGAAATGGTGGCCCGTTTTAAACAAGATGACCAATCGGTTCCTTATTTTGACAATGGCTATTGGTACCAAAATCGCTTTGAAGAAGGGGCCGAATACCCTTTTCACACCCGCAAAAAAGGCACCCAGGATGCCCCGGAAGAAATCATCCTGAACGTACCCGAAATGGCCACCGGGCAAAGCTATTTTGCCATCGGCAGTAAAAGTGTCAGCCACGACAACCGCTATCTCGCTTTTGGACAGGATACGGTGAGTCGCCGCATTTACACCATTCGGGTGCGCGATCTGGAAACTGGCGCATTTTTGAGCGATGAGATTCCGAATACTACAGGCGTGGCGATTTGGGCCAAAGACAACCTGCATTTTTTTTACACCGCCAAAGATCCCCAGACCCTGCGGGGCTACAAAATTTTCCGCCACAAACTCGGCACGGCTTCCGGGGATGACGTAGAGGTTTTCCACGAAGCCGACGAAACCTTTGACCTGGCTGTAGGCCAAAGCAAATCCAAAAAATTCATCCTGATCGGGTCACAACAAACCATTTCGGCAGAATACCTTTTTCTGGATGCCACTACACCAGTAGAGCCTTTCACCATCTTCGCCCCAAGAGTACGGGGCCTGGAATACGACATCGACCACTTCGGCGAGCGCTTTTTCATCCGCACCAATCTGGATGCCAAAAACTTCCGCCTGATGTACTGTGGCGAAGCGCAGACCACTCAAGAACACTGGCAGGAATTGATCCCCCACCGCGACGATGTACTGTTTGAAAACATGGAGTTTTTTAACAACTACTATGTCATCTCGGAACGCAAAGCGGGCATCACCCAATTGTGGATTCGTACCTGGACGGGGCAAAACGAACATTACATTCCCTTTGCCGAAGAGGCTTATTTGGCCTACGTGGGCATCAATCCCGAGTCGGATACCGAACTACTGCGCATCGGCTACCAATCCTTGACCACGCCCAACTCCACCTTTGACTACAACATGCGCACGAAGGAGTTTACCCTCCTGAAGGAAGAGCCGGTATTGGGTGGATTCAACAAGGAAAACTACCGTTCCGAGCGCCATTTTGTGACTGCCCGGGATGGTGCCCAAGTGCCCGTTTCTATTGTGTACCACCGTGATTTTGTGCTGGATGGCCAGCAACCGCTATTGCTTTACGCCTACGGTTCTTACGGTTACAGCATGGAGCCTTATTTTAGTTCAGCACGTTTGAGTTTGTTGGATCGTGGCTTCGCCTACGCCATTGCGCACATCCGTGGCGGTGAAGAAATGGGGCGGCACTGGTACGAAAATGGCAAGTTGCTGAACAAAAAAAATACCTTTTTAGATTTTATCGATTGTGCCGAATGGCTGATTGCCCAACGCTACACCAATACCAGTAACCTCTATGCCATGGGCGGCAGTGCCGGAGGTTTGTTGATGGGTGCAGTAGTCAACTTCCGGCCTGAGCTTTGGAAAGGAATTGTGGCCGCAGTTCCCTTTGTGGATGTGATCACGACCATGCTGGACGATACCATACCCTTGACGACCTTCGAATACGACGAGTGGGGCAACCCCAACGAGGAAGACTATTATCACTACATGAAATCGTACTCACCTTATGACAATGTGGAGGAAAAGGCTTATCCGGCAATGTTGATCACCACGGGCTTACACGATTCACAAGTGCAATATTGGGAGCCCGCCAAATGGGTGGCCAAGCTGCGTTTGCTCAAAACGGACCACAATCCCATCTTGCTGCATACCAATATGGAAGCAGGGCACGGTGGCGCTTCGGGGCGTTTTGCTCGATTGAAAGAAACGGCCCTGGAATGGACGTTTTTGCTGGATTTGGCCGGAAAAATTTGA